One genomic region from Conexibacter woesei DSM 14684 encodes:
- a CDS encoding aminotransferase class IV, whose product MTVLRVRIDGQPRAVEDAVIPVTDEGLLRGDGVFEVLRLYAGRVFALDQHLERMERSADGLRLPFDAAAAREDVEVLEATADGADAIVRLVSTRGGRRIALLETVPPMPATVRLATVTFSPSGPLDGCKTLSYAANALATRLAIEDGADQALFVRPDGDVLEGPNFAVFLGFAADAPLVTPPLSAGILDSITRRRLIGLVPVVERPVHAAELRHVEEAFVASTLREVLPVRAIDGRAIGRVPGPRTSDAERAFSAHVAQQTATFAATTVGEGRAPA is encoded by the coding sequence ATGACGGTGCTGCGGGTACGGATCGACGGGCAGCCACGGGCCGTTGAGGACGCGGTGATCCCGGTCACCGACGAGGGTCTGCTGCGCGGCGACGGTGTCTTCGAGGTCCTGCGCCTCTACGCGGGTCGCGTCTTCGCGCTCGACCAGCACCTGGAGCGGATGGAGCGCTCCGCCGACGGCCTGCGCCTCCCGTTCGACGCCGCGGCCGCGCGCGAGGACGTCGAGGTGCTCGAGGCGACGGCGGACGGCGCCGACGCGATCGTGCGGCTGGTGAGCACGCGCGGCGGGCGGCGGATCGCGTTGCTGGAGACGGTCCCGCCGATGCCGGCGACGGTTCGGCTCGCGACCGTGACGTTCTCGCCATCCGGCCCGCTCGACGGCTGCAAGACGCTCAGCTACGCGGCCAACGCGCTGGCGACCCGGCTCGCGATCGAGGACGGCGCCGACCAGGCGCTCTTCGTGCGGCCGGACGGCGACGTGCTCGAGGGTCCGAACTTCGCGGTCTTCCTCGGCTTCGCCGCCGACGCGCCGCTCGTGACGCCGCCGTTGAGCGCCGGCATCCTCGACTCGATCACGCGCCGCCGGCTGATCGGCTTGGTCCCGGTCGTCGAGCGGCCCGTGCACGCCGCCGAGCTGCGGCACGTCGAGGAGGCGTTCGTCGCCTCGACGCTGCGCGAGGTGCTGCCCGTGCGCGCGATCGACGGGCGCGCGATCGGTCGCGTGCCGGGGCCACGGACGAGCGACGCCGAGCGGGCGTTCTCGGCACATGTCGCGCAGCAGACCGCGACGTTCGCGGCGACGACGGTCGGCGAAGGTCGAGCTCCCGCCTAG
- a CDS encoding cupin domain-containing protein, translating into MHLARHAELEPYVTRDGSTIREWAGPGYSPARNQSLAEATLPPGRATTAHYHRAAEELYLFTAGRGRLRVGDAERDVQSGDCVVIPPGAVHKLWNTGDDDLVLVCACSPAYSHEDTFLAEGEPDAG; encoded by the coding sequence ATGCACCTCGCCCGCCACGCAGAGCTGGAGCCGTACGTCACGCGCGACGGCTCGACGATCCGCGAGTGGGCCGGGCCGGGCTACTCACCGGCGAGGAACCAGAGCCTCGCCGAGGCGACGCTGCCGCCCGGCAGAGCGACCACCGCCCACTACCACCGCGCGGCGGAGGAGCTGTACCTCTTCACCGCCGGCCGCGGCCGGCTGCGCGTCGGCGACGCGGAGCGCGACGTGCAGTCCGGCGACTGCGTCGTGATCCCGCCCGGCGCGGTCCACAAGCTGTGGAACACCGGCGACGACGACCTCGTGCTCGTCTGCGCCTGCTCCCCCGCGTACTCGCACGAGGACACGTTCCTCGCCGAGGGTGAGCCGGACGCCGGCTGA
- a CDS encoding asparaginase — MAIQAHAGRRVRILGAGGTIAMRGTSATPQLGVAALVAAIPGLHAGDGLEAFDVVNKPSPHLTLADQLEVCRQARDAARRGMGVVVTHGTDSLEETAMLCDVIHDAEAPIVFTGAIRPATAAGADGPANLLDAVSVAASEEAAGMGVLVVFGGEIHHARCARKTDTTSLVAFSSPQTGPLGRVTEGHPTIWSHLPRNPPFDPPVLDKRVLVVPTGAGDDGTLARAALSTEPDGVVIGTLGAGHLAPPLLELWADAAERIPVVAYCRPERGVVLTGTYGYAGSEQDLRDTGIIPAGFLSPQAARMKLLACVASGLSVDEVRWAFSQDDG; from the coding sequence ATGGCCATCCAGGCACATGCCGGTCGTCGCGTGCGAATCCTGGGCGCCGGCGGGACGATAGCGATGCGCGGCACGTCCGCTACGCCGCAGCTCGGCGTCGCGGCGCTCGTCGCCGCGATCCCAGGGCTGCACGCGGGCGACGGGCTCGAGGCGTTCGACGTCGTCAACAAGCCCAGCCCCCACCTCACGCTCGCCGACCAGCTCGAGGTCTGCCGCCAGGCGCGCGACGCCGCCCGCCGCGGGATGGGCGTCGTCGTCACGCACGGCACCGACTCGCTGGAGGAGACGGCGATGCTCTGCGACGTGATCCACGACGCCGAGGCGCCGATCGTCTTCACGGGCGCGATCCGTCCCGCGACAGCGGCCGGCGCCGACGGCCCGGCGAACCTGCTCGACGCCGTCTCGGTCGCGGCGAGCGAGGAGGCGGCCGGGATGGGCGTGCTGGTGGTCTTCGGCGGCGAGATCCACCACGCCCGCTGCGCGCGCAAGACGGACACGACCTCGCTCGTCGCCTTCTCCTCGCCGCAGACCGGCCCGCTGGGCCGCGTCACCGAGGGCCATCCGACGATCTGGTCGCATCTCCCCCGCAACCCGCCGTTCGACCCGCCGGTGCTCGACAAGCGGGTGCTCGTCGTCCCGACCGGCGCCGGCGACGACGGCACGCTCGCGCGCGCGGCGCTCTCGACCGAGCCCGACGGCGTCGTGATCGGCACGCTCGGCGCCGGCCACCTCGCGCCGCCGCTGCTGGAGCTGTGGGCCGACGCCGCTGAGCGGATCCCGGTCGTCGCCTACTGCCGCCCCGAGCGCGGCGTCGTGCTGACCGGCACCTACGGCTACGCCGGCTCCGAGCAGGACCTGCGCGACACCGGGATCATCCCGGCCGGCTTCCTCTCCCCCCAGGCCGCCCGCATGAAGCTGCTCGCGTGCGTCGCGAGCGGGCTGTCGGTCGACGAGGTCCGCTGGGCGTTCAGCCAGGACGACGGCTGA
- a CDS encoding acetyl-CoA C-acetyltransferase, whose amino-acid sequence MTADGPRRVAVLGGNRIPFARSNSVYSKASNQDMLTAALDGLVSRYGLEGERLGEVVAGAVLKHSRDFNLTRECVLGSRLAPETPAYDIQQACGTGLEAAILVANKIRLGQIESGVAGGTDTTSDAPLAVNEDLREILLDANRKKSTQDKLKTLLRLRPQHLAPAIPRNEEPRTGLSMGEHQARTAAEWGITREAQDALAVRSHKNLAAAYERGFQDDLVTPYLGLERDQNLRPDSNVEKAAKLKPVFGGKDGTMTAANSTPLSDGAAVALLGSEAWAQEHELTPLAYFVDGEAAAVDYVHGKEGLLMAPAYAVPRMLARNGLTLQEFDLYEIHEAFASQVLSTLKAWEDPAFCTQRLGLDRPLGAIDRDKLNVNGSSLAAGHPFAATGGRIVAGLAKALHERGGGRGLISVCAAGGQGVVAILEA is encoded by the coding sequence ATGACCGCTGACGGTCCCCGCAGGGTCGCCGTGCTCGGCGGCAACCGCATCCCCTTCGCGCGCTCGAACAGCGTCTACTCGAAGGCGTCCAACCAGGACATGCTGACCGCCGCGCTCGACGGTCTCGTGTCGCGCTACGGCCTGGAGGGCGAGCGGCTCGGCGAGGTCGTCGCCGGCGCCGTGCTGAAGCACAGCCGCGACTTCAACCTCACGCGCGAGTGCGTGCTCGGCAGCCGCCTCGCGCCCGAGACGCCCGCGTACGACATCCAGCAGGCGTGCGGCACGGGTCTGGAGGCAGCGATCCTCGTCGCCAACAAGATCCGCCTCGGGCAGATCGAGTCCGGCGTCGCCGGCGGCACCGACACGACGTCGGACGCGCCGCTCGCCGTCAACGAGGACCTGCGCGAGATCCTGCTCGACGCGAACCGCAAGAAGTCGACGCAGGACAAGCTCAAGACGCTCCTGCGACTGCGCCCGCAGCACCTCGCGCCGGCGATCCCGCGCAACGAGGAGCCGCGCACCGGCCTCTCGATGGGCGAGCACCAGGCGCGCACGGCGGCCGAGTGGGGCATCACGCGCGAGGCGCAGGACGCGCTGGCCGTGCGCAGCCACAAGAACCTCGCCGCCGCCTACGAGCGCGGCTTCCAGGACGATCTCGTCACGCCCTACCTCGGGCTCGAGCGCGACCAGAACCTGCGCCCGGACTCCAACGTCGAGAAGGCCGCGAAGCTGAAGCCGGTCTTCGGCGGCAAGGACGGCACGATGACGGCGGCCAACTCGACGCCGCTGTCCGACGGCGCCGCCGTCGCGCTGCTCGGCAGCGAGGCGTGGGCGCAGGAGCACGAGCTCACCCCGCTGGCGTACTTCGTCGACGGCGAGGCGGCCGCGGTTGACTACGTCCACGGCAAGGAGGGGCTGCTGATGGCGCCCGCCTACGCCGTCCCGCGGATGCTCGCGCGCAACGGCTTGACGCTGCAGGAGTTCGACCTCTACGAGATCCACGAGGCGTTCGCCTCGCAGGTGCTCTCGACGCTGAAGGCGTGGGAGGACCCGGCCTTCTGCACGCAGCGGCTCGGGCTCGACAGACCGCTCGGCGCGATCGACCGCGACAAGCTCAACGTCAACGGCAGCTCGCTCGCCGCCGGCCACCCGTTCGCCGCCACCGGCGGCCGCATCGTCGCGGGCCTCGCGAAGGCGCTGCACGAGCGCGGCGGCGGCCGCGGCCTGATCAGCGTCTGCGCAGCCGGCGGCCAGGGCGTCGTCGCGATTTTGGAGGCATAG
- a CDS encoding TetR/AcrR family transcriptional regulator, whose protein sequence is MVQSTNGRSRLPRAQRELQILDIAHARFAERGYAAVTMDEVASAAGVTKPLLYAYFGNKERLYRACMERAGEAMLATVVEAIRAAEGPTEALRDGLRAFFAFVDGDRDAWRVLFDETHPVGGELARSVADYRQRLVGLVAETQLALVPEHNRERAATEVEALSHALLGASEALARWWLRTGAMPPADAAELLVATVEPGLQARAALRFIPPTPEQTKEPNDR, encoded by the coding sequence ATGGTCCAGTCGACCAACGGCCGCAGCCGCCTTCCCCGCGCCCAGCGCGAGCTGCAGATCCTCGACATCGCGCACGCCCGCTTCGCCGAGCGCGGCTACGCCGCCGTCACGATGGACGAGGTCGCGAGCGCGGCCGGCGTCACGAAACCGCTGCTCTACGCCTACTTCGGCAACAAGGAGCGGCTCTACCGCGCCTGCATGGAGCGCGCCGGCGAGGCGATGCTCGCGACCGTCGTCGAGGCGATCAGAGCGGCGGAGGGCCCGACCGAGGCGCTGCGCGACGGCCTGCGCGCGTTCTTCGCCTTCGTCGACGGCGACCGTGACGCGTGGCGCGTCCTCTTCGACGAGACCCATCCCGTCGGCGGCGAGCTGGCCCGCAGCGTCGCCGACTATCGCCAGCGGCTCGTCGGGCTCGTGGCCGAGACGCAGCTCGCGCTCGTGCCGGAGCACAACCGCGAGCGCGCGGCGACCGAGGTCGAGGCGCTCTCGCACGCGCTGCTGGGCGCCTCCGAGGCGCTCGCGCGCTGGTGGCTGCGAACCGGCGCGATGCCGCCGGCCGACGCCGCCGAGCTGCTCGTCGCGACCGTCGAGCCCGGCCTGCAGGCACGCGCCGCGCTGCGCTTCATTCCCCCGACACCAGAACAGACCAAGGAGCCCAATGACCGCTGA
- a CDS encoding aspartate/glutamate racemase family protein: MSAVVPEEVARNVAFLSDSGVWHVVSRNRPAFSCADAARKRKRLSHRGQEVGIPLCDELKTAVCVVEHEHGQEFVVLHCRGHQLLDDDKLAAVLGAAVRRMEPDELEQSFDLAYGLVTPFAFAERDDVRQVFDRTVIEPFFPPYTMMTNLGHHEYGVEFQPRELVGALPRSSVEDIARGEGQRVPVEHTLGILTGNGPESGRFLWSRIDECIRNHPDVPFRGDIGLPRVVVESVPEMGLSMELEERLSTVRPAVLDGVRRLCERGATVVGIACNTTQYFVDDIREVCEAHGAQFVSIVEATAAALADEGIERVVFLGIGAVSDFDRWSDFRRIAGEFAFDRPPDDLIDEIDDLAFLVKQRGIVSVTINPMRDIVRRAAASEDTVILVALTELSLLVASQRRSRRRFVDTLQILAEAMAGIYIQERIPLDVGPEAAQEESAAARVPDAGSG, from the coding sequence GTGAGCGCCGTCGTTCCGGAGGAGGTCGCGCGCAACGTCGCGTTCCTGTCGGACAGCGGCGTCTGGCACGTCGTGTCGCGCAACCGGCCGGCGTTCAGCTGCGCCGACGCCGCGCGCAAGCGCAAGCGCCTCTCCCATCGCGGCCAGGAGGTCGGGATCCCGCTGTGCGACGAGCTGAAGACCGCCGTCTGCGTGGTCGAGCACGAGCACGGGCAGGAGTTCGTCGTCCTGCACTGCCGCGGACACCAGCTGCTCGACGACGACAAGCTCGCCGCCGTGCTCGGCGCCGCGGTCCGCCGGATGGAGCCGGACGAGCTGGAGCAGTCGTTCGACCTCGCCTACGGGCTCGTGACGCCGTTCGCGTTTGCCGAGCGCGACGACGTGCGGCAGGTCTTCGACCGCACCGTGATCGAGCCGTTCTTCCCCCCGTACACGATGATGACCAACCTCGGTCACCACGAGTACGGGGTCGAGTTCCAGCCGCGCGAGCTGGTCGGCGCGCTGCCGCGCTCGTCGGTCGAGGACATCGCCCGTGGCGAAGGGCAGCGGGTGCCCGTCGAGCACACGCTCGGCATCCTGACCGGGAACGGCCCGGAGTCGGGCCGGTTCCTCTGGAGCCGGATCGACGAGTGCATCCGCAACCACCCGGACGTGCCGTTCCGCGGTGACATCGGCCTGCCGCGCGTGGTCGTCGAGTCGGTGCCCGAGATGGGGCTCTCGATGGAGCTGGAGGAGCGGCTGTCGACCGTCCGCCCGGCCGTGCTCGACGGCGTGCGGCGGCTGTGCGAGCGCGGTGCGACCGTCGTCGGGATCGCGTGCAACACGACGCAGTACTTCGTCGACGACATCCGCGAGGTGTGCGAGGCGCACGGCGCGCAGTTCGTCTCGATCGTCGAGGCGACGGCGGCGGCGCTCGCCGACGAGGGCATCGAGCGGGTCGTCTTCCTCGGGATCGGCGCCGTCTCCGACTTCGACCGCTGGAGCGACTTCCGCCGCATCGCCGGCGAGTTCGCGTTCGATCGTCCGCCGGACGACCTGATCGACGAGATCGACGATCTCGCGTTCCTCGTCAAGCAGCGAGGGATCGTCAGCGTGACGATCAACCCGATGCGCGACATCGTCCGGCGGGCCGCCGCGAGCGAGGACACCGTGATCCTCGTCGCGCTGACGGAGCTGTCGCTCCTCGTCGCGTCGCAGCGACGCTCGCGGCGCCGGTTCGTCGACACGCTGCAGATCCTCGCCGAGGCGATGGCCGGCATCTACATCCAGGAGCGCATCCCGCTCGACGTCGGTCCCGAGGCGGCGCAGGAGGAGAGCGCGGCGGCACGAGTTCCGGACGCGGGCAGCGGCTGA
- a CDS encoding asparaginase — protein MPDKTLLMLTTGGTIAGNVARDDGDPEEHIDNEALATVIEPTAARLEETWGVRVRLESQRIDDVDSSDILPSHWIALVDAIQEKYDDYDGFIVTHGTNTMGYTCAALSFALNNLNKPVVVTGSQVPFGWPGSDALMNLDNALRVATYPYDGGIRGVVCVFGSHIITGTRAKKATEFDLDAFTSFSAAGLGRIGRIIYMNDEHLKRHHAYLARGGTQPALLARDLAVSNGFDTRILSFTEFPGMLPDLFQAALEGLVERDEPLIRGVVFRAFGAGDVSTHLHPCFEYLKSKEVPVVVTTQAPNGNSNFRVNDPGKELATRELAIPAHDMSIEAITTKLAWLLARGTSYAKMPAAMHEDLHGEISVFPDRR, from the coding sequence ATGCCTGACAAGACCCTGCTCATGCTCACGACGGGCGGAACCATCGCCGGCAACGTCGCCCGCGACGACGGCGACCCGGAGGAGCACATCGACAACGAGGCGCTCGCGACCGTGATCGAGCCGACCGCGGCGCGGCTCGAGGAGACCTGGGGGGTCAGGGTCCGGCTCGAGTCGCAGCGGATCGACGACGTCGACAGCTCGGACATCCTCCCGTCGCACTGGATCGCGCTCGTCGACGCGATCCAGGAGAAGTACGACGACTACGACGGGTTCATCGTCACCCACGGGACGAACACGATGGGCTACACGTGCGCGGCACTGTCGTTCGCGCTCAACAACCTCAACAAGCCCGTCGTCGTGACCGGCTCGCAGGTTCCCTTCGGGTGGCCGGGGTCGGACGCGCTGATGAACCTCGACAACGCGCTCCGCGTCGCGACGTATCCCTACGACGGCGGCATCCGCGGCGTCGTCTGCGTGTTCGGGAGCCACATCATCACCGGCACACGCGCGAAGAAGGCGACCGAGTTCGACCTCGACGCGTTCACGTCGTTCTCCGCCGCCGGCCTCGGCCGCATCGGGCGCATCATCTACATGAACGACGAGCACCTCAAGCGACACCACGCGTACCTCGCCCGCGGCGGCACGCAGCCGGCGCTGCTGGCGCGCGACCTCGCGGTCAGCAACGGCTTCGACACGCGGATCCTCTCGTTCACCGAGTTCCCCGGCATGCTGCCGGACCTCTTCCAGGCGGCGCTGGAGGGGCTCGTCGAGCGCGACGAGCCGCTGATCCGCGGCGTCGTCTTCCGCGCCTTCGGCGCCGGCGACGTCAGCACCCACCTGCATCCGTGCTTCGAGTACCTCAAGTCGAAGGAGGTGCCGGTCGTCGTCACGACGCAGGCGCCGAACGGGAACAGCAACTTCCGCGTCAACGATCCCGGCAAGGAGCTGGCGACGCGCGAGCTCGCCATCCCCGCGCACGACATGAGCATCGAGGCGATCACGACCAAGCTCGCGTGGCTGCTTGCCCGCGGCACGAGCTACGCGAAGATGCCGGCCGCCATGCACGAGGACCTGCACGGCGAGATCTCCGTCTTCCCCGATCGTCGTTGA
- a CDS encoding 3-oxoacyl-ACP reductase: protein MSDRYTDLINTPLGRLVQKQVGLPAPVPLKRYSPGDPAVDGRVLLAGAPGGRLASALAAIVADTGAEASTPLREDLRAAAAEAGLDAGPWTPAAAATQRYGALVFDATGISEPAELKALHDFFGATIRRVQRCGRVVVLGTTPSAASTPSEAIAQRALEGFTRSVGKELKAGATAQLVYVAPGAEDQLASTLRFLLSPKSAYVDGQVIRVGEAGAVPAIDWEQPLAGKVALVTGASRGIGAAIAATLARDGAHVVGLDVPALQSDLEAVTSALGGSALTLDITADDAPRAIAAHLRREHGGVDVVVHNAGITRDKTLARMDDDKWSSVIAVNLAAVQRITDALIAGRSRAVLNDGGRIVCVSSIAGVAGNFGQTNYATSKAGVIGVVESYAPLLAKQGATINAVAPGFIETQMTAKIPFATREVGRRMNSLSQGGLPVDVAEAIAYFASPASTGVTGNVVRVCGQSLLGA from the coding sequence ATGTCCGACCGCTACACCGACCTCATCAACACGCCGCTCGGCAGACTCGTCCAGAAGCAGGTCGGGCTGCCGGCGCCGGTGCCGCTCAAGCGCTACAGCCCGGGCGATCCGGCCGTCGACGGCCGCGTGCTGCTGGCCGGTGCGCCCGGCGGGCGGCTCGCGAGCGCGCTCGCCGCGATCGTCGCCGACACCGGCGCGGAGGCCTCGACGCCGCTGCGCGAGGACCTGCGCGCGGCCGCGGCGGAGGCCGGTCTGGACGCCGGCCCGTGGACGCCGGCCGCCGCCGCGACGCAGCGCTACGGCGCGCTCGTCTTCGACGCGACCGGGATCTCGGAGCCGGCCGAGCTGAAGGCGCTGCACGACTTCTTCGGCGCGACGATCCGCCGCGTCCAGCGCTGCGGCCGCGTCGTCGTGCTCGGCACGACCCCGAGCGCGGCGAGCACGCCGAGCGAGGCGATCGCGCAGCGTGCGTTGGAAGGCTTCACCCGCTCGGTCGGCAAGGAGCTGAAGGCGGGCGCGACTGCGCAGCTCGTCTACGTCGCGCCCGGCGCCGAGGACCAGCTCGCCTCGACCCTGCGCTTCCTGCTGTCGCCGAAGTCGGCCTACGTCGACGGCCAGGTGATCCGCGTCGGCGAGGCCGGCGCGGTCCCCGCGATCGACTGGGAGCAGCCGCTCGCCGGCAAGGTCGCGCTCGTGACCGGCGCCTCGCGCGGCATCGGCGCCGCGATCGCCGCGACGCTCGCGCGTGACGGCGCGCACGTCGTCGGCCTCGACGTGCCGGCGCTGCAGAGCGACCTCGAAGCCGTGACGAGCGCGCTCGGCGGCTCGGCGCTGACACTCGACATCACCGCCGACGACGCGCCGAGAGCGATCGCCGCGCACCTCAGAAGAGAGCACGGCGGGGTCGACGTGGTCGTCCACAACGCGGGCATCACGCGCGACAAGACGCTCGCGCGGATGGACGACGACAAGTGGAGCAGCGTCATCGCCGTCAACCTCGCCGCCGTCCAGCGGATCACCGACGCGCTGATCGCGGGCAGAAGCAGAGCGGTCCTGAACGACGGCGGCCGGATCGTCTGCGTCTCCTCGATAGCGGGCGTCGCCGGCAACTTCGGGCAGACCAACTACGCGACCTCGAAGGCGGGCGTGATCGGCGTCGTGGAGTCCTACGCGCCGCTGCTGGCCAAGCAGGGCGCGACGATCAACGCCGTCGCCCCCGGCTTCATCGAGACGCAGATGACGGCGAAGATCCCGTTCGCCACGCGCGAGGTCGGGCGTCGCATGAACTCGCTCTCCCAAGGCGGGCTGCCGGTCGACGTCGCCGAGGCGATCGCCTACTTCGCCAGCCCCGCCTCGACCGGCGTCACCGGCAACGTCGTCCGCGTCTGTGGCCAGAGCCTGCTGGGGGCCTGA
- a CDS encoding asparaginase domain-containing protein, whose amino-acid sequence MPEIFFSYAHLDNELSEDNTHQFTDAVDHFRRVYTEIRKNRARPLAEDELFFDQHSIRDGDLITKSTTDAAKECLVMLAFFSPNYFGSEGCRAEWRAFNDEQKRGSAERARKLLIPIEVRPVDDVQLADEEGREWFTALTTADGLRRNITSEILLAKDTGPLYAAVEQLDKTMDDHVTRVRGSSRGTEQTLGNVLVVKTPIRRNSLNDPAIAEDLTDAPGMKWDRLDPVCVVYAGGTVGMVHQQDSDELHADYEMAAGVDTIVRYLRPKIAPLPFNIHFFSLLQTIDSSNVTAANWVDLATLLQEQMSNYQGFVILHGTNTLAYTASALSFLLSDSITQPVILTGAEVPLSVSNTDAVHNVEHAIRTAAHQAYNGPVRIPEVCVYWNNQLFRGNRVTKKYASDRTASFHTPNMPVPLGTLANDRLAIDYEHVRRTPPDAAVHRQPQPIHDIAKPRVEVMFIHPDMDFSDLEARFPPEMIDGLILLSYGPGNAPEDRDFLSMLDRLLSAGTIVVNITQCPYGRVELKLFETAATLFDLGVVDGYDMTLEAAYTKLLWAIARHGNRKQPGVREEIRKKFQRCVAGEMSASVYTVSFGPSQTFHPHDGYLVSDIPKFDGEVDRHDITEVFLRLESLKLPRDVTTAKVRVLFGRPPDTDAPEWAGNVLAEFTKTITAAERAAGEISKNLEITHPFRKCFRNEGFDVSLCVEGIDEVEFTSLSVVIYTTAAWGRGK is encoded by the coding sequence ATGCCGGAGATCTTCTTCAGCTACGCCCACCTCGACAACGAGCTGTCGGAGGACAACACGCATCAGTTCACCGATGCGGTGGACCACTTCCGGCGCGTCTACACCGAGATCCGCAAGAACCGCGCCCGGCCGCTCGCCGAGGACGAGCTGTTCTTCGATCAGCACTCGATCCGCGACGGCGACCTGATCACCAAGAGCACGACCGACGCCGCCAAGGAATGCCTCGTCATGCTCGCGTTCTTCTCGCCGAACTACTTCGGCAGCGAGGGCTGCCGCGCGGAGTGGCGCGCGTTCAACGACGAGCAGAAGCGAGGCTCGGCAGAGCGGGCGCGCAAGCTGCTGATCCCGATCGAGGTGCGGCCGGTCGACGACGTCCAGCTCGCCGACGAGGAGGGCCGCGAGTGGTTCACGGCGCTGACGACGGCGGACGGGCTGCGCCGCAACATCACGAGCGAGATCCTGCTGGCGAAGGACACCGGCCCGCTCTACGCCGCGGTCGAGCAGCTCGACAAGACGATGGACGACCACGTCACGAGAGTGCGCGGCAGCTCGCGTGGGACCGAGCAGACGCTCGGGAACGTGCTCGTCGTCAAGACGCCGATCAGACGCAACTCGCTGAACGATCCGGCGATCGCGGAGGACCTGACCGACGCGCCGGGGATGAAGTGGGATCGGCTCGACCCGGTCTGCGTCGTGTACGCCGGCGGCACGGTCGGGATGGTCCACCAGCAGGACTCCGACGAGCTGCACGCCGACTACGAGATGGCGGCGGGCGTCGACACGATCGTCCGCTACCTGCGGCCGAAGATCGCGCCGCTGCCGTTCAACATACATTTCTTCTCGCTGCTCCAGACGATCGACTCGTCGAACGTCACCGCCGCGAACTGGGTCGACCTCGCGACCCTGCTGCAGGAGCAGATGAGCAACTACCAGGGCTTCGTGATCCTGCACGGGACCAACACGCTCGCGTACACGGCGAGCGCGCTCTCGTTCCTGCTGAGCGACAGCATCACCCAGCCCGTGATCCTGACCGGGGCGGAGGTGCCGCTCTCGGTCAGCAACACCGACGCGGTCCACAACGTCGAGCACGCGATCCGCACCGCCGCGCATCAGGCGTACAACGGGCCCGTCCGCATCCCCGAGGTCTGCGTCTACTGGAACAACCAGCTGTTCCGCGGGAACCGCGTGACGAAGAAGTACGCGTCCGACCGCACGGCCAGCTTCCACACCCCGAACATGCCGGTCCCGCTGGGGACGCTCGCGAACGACAGGCTCGCGATCGACTACGAGCACGTGCGGCGCACGCCGCCGGACGCGGCGGTCCATCGGCAGCCGCAGCCGATCCACGACATCGCCAAGCCGCGCGTCGAGGTCATGTTCATCCACCCGGACATGGACTTCAGCGACCTCGAGGCGCGCTTCCCGCCGGAGATGATCGACGGGCTGATCCTGCTCTCCTACGGCCCGGGCAACGCGCCGGAGGACCGCGACTTCCTCAGCATGCTCGATCGGCTGCTGAGCGCCGGGACGATCGTCGTCAACATCACGCAGTGCCCCTACGGCCGCGTCGAGTTGAAGCTGTTCGAGACCGCGGCGACGCTCTTCGACCTCGGCGTGGTCGACGGCTACGACATGACGTTGGAGGCGGCGTACACCAAGCTGCTGTGGGCGATCGCACGCCACGGAAACCGCAAGCAGCCGGGCGTGCGGGAGGAGATCCGCAAGAAGTTCCAGCGCTGCGTCGCGGGCGAGATGAGCGCGAGCGTCTACACCGTCTCGTTCGGACCGTCGCAGACGTTCCATCCGCACGACGGCTACCTGGTGTCGGACATCCCGAAGTTCGACGGGGAGGTCGACCGGCACGACATCACCGAGGTCTTCCTGCGCCTGGAGAGCTTGAAGCTGCCCCGTGACGTGACGACCGCGAAGGTGCGCGTGCTGTTCGGCCGGCCGCCCGACACCGACGCGCCGGAATGGGCGGGCAACGTCCTCGCCGAGTTCACCAAGACGATCACGGCGGCCGAGCGCGCGGCCGGCGAGATCAGCAAGAACCTCGAGATCACGCATCCCTTTCGCAAGTGCTTCCGCAACGAAGGTTTCGACGTCTCGCTCTGCGTCGAGGGAATCGACGAGGTCGAGTTCACCTCTCTCAGCGTCGTGATCTACACCACCGCGGCATGGGGCCGGGGCAAGTGA